The Desulfovibrio sp. G11 region CCGCCTCATGCCCGGCGACGAGGTCATAACTGTTGCCGCTGGTTTTCCCACCACAGTGTCCCCACTGGTGCAGCTGGGCCTGACGCCGGTGTTTGTGGACGTAACCCCACCAACATATAACGCCGTTGCCGAACAGGTCGCCGCCGCTATAACCGAACGTACGCGCGCCATTTTTATGGCACATACTTTGGGGAACCCTTTTGACTTGACGACCATTAGAACTGTCGCCCAAAAACATGACCTCTGGCTGGTGGAAGATAGTTGCGACGCGCTTGGCTCCACATATACTCTGGCCGGAAATATCGGCATGTGTGGCAGCTTTGGGCATCTGGCCACATTTTCCTTTTATCCGGCCCACCATATCACTATGGGAGAAGGCGGGGCTGTGGTGTGCGACGACCCCCTGCTGCGCAAAATAGTTCTTTCGCTACGCGACTGGGGGCGCGACTGCTGGTGCGCACCCGGCGCGGACGATACCTGTACGCGCCGGTATACATGGAAATTTCCTCTGCTGCCGGAGGGGTACGATCACAAATACGTGTATTCGCATCTCGGCTATAATCTGAAGATTACTGACATGCAGGCGGCTGTTGGAGTGGAGCAACTTAAACGTCTCACGGCATTTACAGCACTGCGAAAACGCAATTTTGCCCTGCTTACCGAGGCTCTAGCTCCTCTGGAAGGTGGTCCTCTGACCTTGCCAAGGGCTACGCCTCACTCCGATCCTTCATGGTTTGGCTATTTGCTTACTATTGAAAAAAACTACGACAGAGCAGATTTACTGCAATACCTCAACTACCGACGGATAGGGACGCGCCTGCTTTTTGCGGGCAACATAACCAACCAACCCTGTTTTGAAGGTGTATCGCATCGCGTTGCTGCCAACTTGCTCGGCACAGATAAAATTATGCAGCGAACATTCTGGATCGGTCTGTATCCAGCATTAACGGAAGACCATATATTATACGCCGCCCATACCCTGCGTGAATATTTCAAAAAACAACGCAGTCCACGTTTGAAATAATTTATCTCCACGGTTTTTAAATTATCTTTGGCCGTCCTTGCACAAATCAAACGCGATGGCGATACTCTCACATCCCCGGCCCCGCACGGTGTGCAGTGCCCACAGGCACTTCATAGGCTTGCCCCTCCAGAAGGGCATTTCGAGCATCACCACAAAGGAAGTAACGGCGAAGACAGCAGAGATGTACGCCGTTACGCAAGCACTTCAAAATGAAATTGCTCTGGATCTAGATGTAGTGTTCCAATAGGTTGTTCACCCTCCCCCAAGTCGGTAAAGCTGGAGTTAACAGACAACAGCAAACCGATCGAGGGAGAAGGTGAACAGCCATAAGAATGCCAAACTGACCGCAAGAGGTCGAGAAGAAATGATACAGCGGATGCGGGACAATCCTGCCGCTACGGTGGCGGCAGGATTTGGAGTAAGCCTGCGAACCGCCAGAAAATGGATGAAGCGATACCGTGAAGGAGGTCTTGCTTCTTTAGCAGACGCCTCTTCCCGGCCTCGACATTGCAGAAATCGGCTGACGGAGCTGGACGTTTCCAGAATTTTTGAGTTGCGGAAAAAGCGACAGACTGGCGACGCAATCGCATTACGCCTTGGCCTGTGTCGCAGTACTGTGTTTCGTGCCTTGCGCAGACTCGGCTGCTCCCGGCTTTCTTCTTTGGAAGAAAAAGAGCCGGTACAGCGTTATCAATGGGCGAAGCCGGGGCAGATGCTTCATCTGGACATCAAGCGTCTCGGCAAGATTGATGGAGTTGGTCATAGGAAGACGGGGACACGGCAAGTCCGTCGGCGTCGACCAGGTTGGGAATATTTACATGTATGTGTGGATGACGCTTCCAGGGCCGCGTATACGGCAGTACTGCCGGATGAAACGGCGGAATCTGCCATAGAATCGCTGAACATGAGCCTGCGCAAGGTGACCAAAGCCAAGGGGGCTTTCCCCCACGATGAGGCCGTTTTCAAAATCTTCTGGCTGGCGCTGCGAAATATCAGCAAAAAATGGACTATGCCCATCAGGGATTGGAAGGCAGCGTTGAACAGATTCGCCATACAATTTGAGGAAAGATTTCCAACTTAATAAGTAAACCGATTACACAAAGTTATGGACACCCCCGTAGCCTTAGCGTCTTGCGGGGTATTCCCGACAACCAACCTCCTGCCTGGCGATGCATGTTCACCCAACCGGCCGGCCTTTGGGGTAATCACCGGTGTGTTTTCCGGCTGGCACGGAGGTGCCGAAAGATGTTTGCCCTATGGCTTTTCTGACGTTATGCTGTGCTTCAGTTTTGACCACGGCCTGTGTGCATGCTACCGTTAACAGTTGCCCTGACTTGGCCTGCGCCCCCTATTGCCGGCTCTTCTGGCGTACTGCGCCACCGACAGCTTCGCGCAAGGCCAGGGCCGCAACTGATCTGATTTATATTGGCCTTCCACCCAAGGAGCTCAGGTAGTGCCCATACCCCGATTTCTTGTTTTACTCGCTGCTTGCTTTTTTTTGATTTTTGGCTTTCCCGCTCATGGCTTTTGCGCGGATACGCTTTTGGACGGAACACAGCTTTCCCTCATATGGGCTTTGCCCTTCGCCGGACTTTTACTTTCCATTGCCTTGTGGCCCCTCGTCAATCCCCATTTCTGGGAAGCCCATTACGGTAAGATAACCGCCTTCTGGAGCGCGCTTTTTCTGGTGGCGCTGCTGATTCATTTTGGGCCTCGGGCTACACTTCAGGAACTGCTCGGAACCGTATTCAACACCTATCTGCCCTTTGTCATTCTTTTGATCGCACTGTTTACGGTTACCGGCGGTATCCATCTTCGGGGCAACCTTGCGGGCACACCGCTCGTCAATACAGGTATTATTTTTGTGGCTACAGCGCTTGCCAGCTGGGTGGGCACCACCGGGGCGTCAATGCTTTTCATCCGCCCTCTGCTTCGCGCCAACATGTACCGCCGTTACCGTGTGCATTCGGTCATTTTTTTCATAGTACTTGCGGCCAACGTGGGCGGCTCCCTCACTCCCCTGGGTGACCCCCCCATCTTTCTCGGCTTTCTGGCGGGCGTGGATTTTTTCTGGACCACGACACACCTGTTCGGCCCCATGGTTTTTCTGACCATTTCGCTGCTGCTGGTCCACTATTTTCTCGATGCATACCTTTATAAAAAAGAAGATCACCAACTTCTGGACGAGCACAGAGGTGCAGACGTAAAGCTCAGCCTTGAAGGCTGGCAGGTCAACCTGCCGTTGCTTGCCTGCATCGCCGGAGCCGTGCTTTTGAGCGGCAACTGGAAGCCGGGCATCCATATTCCCCTTTTCGGTGAGGTGCATATGGAACTGCAAAATGTCGCACGCGATCTGCTTTTGCTGATGATCATCATTCTTTCCGGCCGCCTGACAAACTTCGCCATTCGGGAACGTAATGCCTTTACGTGGGACCCCATGCGCGAGGTGGTCAAACTTTTTCTCGGCATCTTTATCTGCCTTATCCCCATCATTGCCATTCTCAAAGCGGGCAAAGACGGCGATATGGGCTTTATTATCGATATCCTCAACACAGACGGCAAACCGGACAACATGGTGTACTTCTGGCTTACAGGGGTGCTTTCCACTTTTTTGGACAATGCGCCAACCTTTCTTGTCTTCTTTAATATTGCCGGAGGCGATCCCCAGGTTCTCATGAATGAACTGGCCCAGACCCTGCTTGCCATCACCTGCGGCACAGTCTTCATGGGGGCAAACACCTATATCTCCAACGCGCCCAACCTTATGGTGCGCTCACTGGCGGAAAATCTTGGCGTGCGCATGCCCAGCTTCTTTGCCTATACAGGCATTATTCTTGTCATGCTGCTTCCTCTGCTTGCCATTTTCAGCCTTATCTGGCTCAGATAGGGCGATCCGGCACACAGTCCGCCAATCAGTACTTCAAGTTTGCAAAATAAGGACGGGATCATGATAAAAGACGGCTACGAACTGGTTGTAACCATTGTGAACAAAGGCTGGAGCAGCACCATCATTGAAACTTCGCAAGAAGCCGGGGCGCGGGGCGCCACCGTGCTCAAGGGGCGCGGCGCGGGACTCAAGGTCGCCGCGCTGTTCGGCATACCTGTGGAGCCGGAAAAAGATATTATTCTGAACGCCGTTCCTGCTGATATCAGCCGTCAGGTGCTGCTTGCCATTTCGCACTCCGCAGCCCTTGTCAAACCCGGCAACGGCATTGCCTTTATTTTGCCAATCACAAACATTGTGGGCGTGTTCGAGCAGCAGGACGGATAAACTCCGTCTGTGCCTTTCGCAACCGTGCGTTGCAAACCTGTGCCTAAGGATGCGCAGGAAAAAAACGCACGGTTGTGAAATAAAAAACAAACAGCCCTGCACCCGCCTCAAGGTGCGGCGACCTGCAGCCCCGCTTTTATTTTCCGCTGCCATTCAGGCCGCCGAAAAACTCAGTCCTGCGGCAGCCCGTCCGCCCATCCGGCCTCCACAGGCAGACCCGCCATATGCCTTCGCAGCATGTCCAGCGCATGACTGGAAGCCAGCCGCCGGGTCCACTCCCGCCCAAGGTAACGCCCCTGGGGCCGCAGCACACGCAGCCATACCGCATTACTGCAACTCAACGCCACATACACAAGCCCTACGGGCTTTTCTTCCGTGCCACCGCCGGGACCTGCCACTCCGGTAATGCCCAGACCATAATCCGCCCCGTAACGCTCACGCACGCCCACAGCCATACTGCGGGCGACCTGCGGACTCACGGCCCCATAGCAGGCAAGCTGCTCTTCCGGCACCCCCAGAAGGCGTGTCTTTGCTTCATTGGCATAGGTGATCAGGCCATAGCCAAAGACTTCCGAAGCGCCCGGCTGATCCGTTATGCGTTTCGCCAGCAGGCCGCCCGTGCAGGATTCCGCGATAGCGAGACTTCGCCGGTGTTGACGCAGTTGCTCAACCACCACGGCTTCGAGGCCGGACACATTAACGCCATAAACCACATCGCCCAGACGGCCGCGCACAGCATCCACAACCGGCTTTGCCAGGGCCTCGGCAGCTTCAGCATTTTCGGCCTTTGCCGTTACCCGCACGAACATTTCCGCATCACTGGCGTAAGGGGCTACCGTAGGGTTGGCCCCTTCCGTCAGATCGGCTATGCGCAAAGCCGCAGAACCTTCGCCAATGCCAAACGTGCGCACCATAAATGAGGCGATGACCGCGCCCCCCATGCGCTGCAAAAAAGGCATCACACTATCTTCGAGCATGGGCAGCAACTCGGAGGGCGGTCCGGGCAGTAAAATCACCCACTGCCCCGGCTTTCCCGGCACAGCGCAGCCGGGGGCAGTCCCCGCCCTGTTGGGAAAAGCCGTTGAACCGCGCGGCAACCACGCCTGCTTGAGCTGATTTGCCGCAATGGGGCGAGAACCAAAATATTCGCGCAAGCGCCGCAGACTGTCCTTGTGTTCTTCCAGGGGCGCGCCCAGAACCCTGGCGACAGTTTCCTTGGTCATATCGTCATCAGTGGGTCCCAGCCCGCCTGTGGTGATGACCACATCCGCACAGTTCAGGGCCTCGCGCAGAGCCGCCTCAAGCCGTCCGGCGTTATCCCCCACAGTATGAACCTGCAAAAGATCCATACCCAGAGCCGAAAGCGCCCTGCCCACATGAGCCGCATCCGTATTGATAGTGTGCCCCAGCAGAAGTTCCGTACCTACTGAAATAATTTCCGCCCTCATGCGGCCTCCTTATAAACTCACGACGTATCCGCCCCTCAAGGCAGGTGAAGATCGTAGCTCGCGCCTGTCCACCCTGCAAGACTGTACGTATGCGCCGGCTCGCATGCCGGCTGTGCGGGGCGTTCTCCGTCCGGCATCTGCTTTGCCTCAGCCATCGGCAAGGTCGTATCGTTGCCGTATTGCACAGGAGCCGCAGTCAGTGGCACAACTGTCGCCCCCCGTAGCTGTGAGCGCAGCGGTATTGACAAAAGCCACTGTTTCCGCCAACCTATTTCATACCATATTGATAAGAAATAGCCGGGACCTGTTGAATACCGAAAAAAACAATGCCGGCCGCCAAGGGGACAGATCATGACTGACAATAAAAACAGCCTGCGTTTTGAAACGCTGCAGGTACATGCAGGCCAGGAAAAACCGGATTCGGCCAGCGGCGCACGGGCAGTACCCATCTATCAGACCACATCATATGTGTTCAACGACTGTGCCCATGCCGAGGCGCGCTTCAACCTGACCGACCCCGGCAACATATACAGCCGGCTGACCAATCCCACGCAAGACGCCCTGGAGCAGCGCGTGGCGGCCCTTGAAGGCGGTGTGGCCGCCCTGGCAACGGCCAGCGGCGCGGCGGCTGTGAGCTATGCCCTGCAAAACCTGGCCCGGGCCGGAGACCATATTGTGGCGGCAAAAACCCTCTATGGCGGAACCTACAACCTGCTTGCCCATACCTTCAAGGACTCGGGCATTGAAACCACCTTTGTGGACCCGGGGCAGACAGACTTTTTCGAGCCAGCCATAACCCCCCGCACACGTGCGATCTTTGTGGAGAGCATGGGCAACCCCCACAGCAATATCGTAGATATGAAGGCTCTGGCAAACCTTGCCCATCACCACTCCATCCCGCTGGTAGTGGACAATACCTTTGCCACGCCATGGCTCATGCGTCCCATTGAGCACGGCGCGGATATCGTTGTTCACTCGGCGACCAAGTTTATGGGCGGTCATGGCGCAGCTCTGGGCGGAATTATTGTGGATGGCGGCCACTTTGACTGGGCCTCTGCCGGAAAGTTTTCCCACCTGAGTGAGCCGGACCCGAGCTATCACGGGCTGAGCTTCACAAAGGCCGTCGGGGCGGCGGCCTATATAGTGCGGGCGCGGGCCATTCTGCTGCGCGATCTGGGCGCAGCTATGGCCCCCCTGCACGCCTTTCTCATCCTTCAGGGGCTTGAAACCCTGTCTCTGCGTGTGGAACGCCACGTGCAAAACGCTCTGGCCGTGGTGCGCCATCTGCATAAGCATCCCAAGGTCGAAGCCGTCAATCATCCGAGCCTGCCCCAAAGCCCAAGTCATGCTCTGTACAAACGCTACTTTCCGCACGGCGGAGGCAGCATCTTTACCATAGAAATCAAAGGCGGCGCAGCAGAAGCCAGGGCCTTTATCGACAGGCTGCGCATATTCTCGCTGCTGGCCAACGTGGCGGACGCAAAGTCGCTGGTCATACATCCCGCGTCCACCACGCATTCACAAATGACGGAACAGGAACTGGCAAGCACAGGCATACGGCCCAATACCGTGCGCCTGTCCATCGGCATCGAGCATATTGACGATATTCTTGCCGATCTGGACCAGGCCCTGGCTGCCCTGTAATCCCCATCGTCCGGCGGTGAAGGACGCAGTGCAGAAGACCTTTGTCTGCCCCGCGTGACGCCGCCGGGCATGGCGTTTCTGCCCTGCCATATGTACACTGCGCTGTTTGCGTTCTCACCCCTGAAACACATTGTCTTTTTAGAGGCTATTGCATAAACTTGTACGGGTCGGCGTCAGCCATGTCCGCGCAGGGCAAAAACGGTTTGCCCACAAGCGCTCAGGAACCGCCAGCCGTACTGCCGCACCCTCTGAGGAGAACGTTCATGTTGAAAAAGCTTGTGGCCTTTGTGTTCGTCATGCTTCTGGCCATGCCTGCCCTGGCGGAAGAGCTGAATACCAAATACTTTACCGTTAATATTCCCGAAGGCTGGAAGGTGATCATGCCTCCCACGGAAAATCAGGGAACCACCAGTGCCATCTTTGCCAATTCTGCGGGCAATGCCTCGGTGACGTTTGTCGTTGGCCCCAACAGCGGTGCCGACACCAAGACCATCGCGGATATGTTTGCCAAACAGTTCAAGGCACCCAAACCGCCAGTAGAAAAAAACGGCCAGTACACCTTTACCTTTGCCCAGCAGGACATTACCAGCCAGGCCTGGGTGGCCTCGCATGGAGACGTGTTCATGATCACGGTCATGGCCGGAGACCGCAAAGCTGCCGCCGCCTTTGTGAAAAAGCATGTTAAAAGTCCGGAATTTCCGGCGCTGCTGCCCAAGTAGCAATCAGCCCTGTTTGACATACAACGGCCGCGCTCACATGAGCGCGGCCGTTGTATGTTTTTCTGAAAAAATATTTTCTGCAATACCAGCAGATTAACAACAGCAGTTTATGCCCTTTCCTTCCCTCCTCACGGCACCGGCAAACCCTGTGGACTGAAAAGCGGCAACTGGAGCTGTTTTTTTGCAAGTATTCTCTATCTGCGGGATATCTGCTCACCAGATCAACATTATTGCTACATTTTTTATTTTTGTGTAACTGCTTGTCAGGCGGCATATCGCCGACACCCCGGCACCGCCGGAAATCTCAACGCCAGGAGAGCGTTATGTGGAGAATCTGCTGTACTTGCGTGGCTCTTGTTCTTTTTTGGGGAACTCAGGCTCAGGCCCACTTCGGCATGGTCATTCCGTCCACACCAACGGTAACCGACAAAAAAGAAGCCACGGTCAAGCTGGACATTGCCTTTGCCCACCCCATGGAACTTCAGGGAATGCCCATGGAAGAGCCCAGGGCTTTCACTGTTACACATAACGGCAATACTGAAGACATAAAGGGGCTGCTCAAGCCCGCAACCTTTATGGGCACCAAGGCATGGACAGCCGCCTTTGCCATCAAAAAACCCGGCGTCTACCAGTTTGCCCTGGAGCCGCAGCCCTATTTTGAACCCGCTGAAGACTGTTATATAATTCACTATACCAAAACTGTGGTTGCTGCCTTTGGCGAAGAAGAAGGCTGGACGGAACCGCTGGGCCTCAAGACTGAAATTGTTCCGCTTACCCGCCCCTTTGCCAACTATACGGGCAATGTCTTTCAGGGGCAGGTACTGCTTGATGGAAAGCCCGTTCCCGGCGCCGAAGTAGAGATTGAAAGCTATAACAAGGGCAAGGGGCATGTGGCGCCCAACGAATTCTATGTAACCCAGGTAGTCAAGGCAGACCAGAACGGCGTGTTTGCCTATGGTGTACCCTGGGCCGGTTGGTGGGGATTTGCCGCCCTGAATACGGCTGACGAAAAAATGGATTACAAGGGTGAAGGCAAATCCGTGGAACTTGGCGCAGTGTTGTGGGTCAACTTTGCCGCCCCTCGCACCAAATAAAATATTCCCGCGTCAGCATGCCTGACATTCACGCGGGACGATTACACAGCGTTATGCTGTGCAGCCCGGTTCCGCCTTCTTTTTTTCTTGCCCCTTGCGGCCGGAAAAAGGACAAGGTATGAGCAGATGCGGAATCATTCATGCCGGTTCCCGCGTTGGCCTGTGAGGCTGCACGGGAGCCGGCAGCGTATACTCCGTTGTTTCAGCCGGTCCGCCGGAAAGGATGGCCCATGCACATAGCTGAAGGAGTTCTGTCTCCCCCTGTTCTGGTTACAGGCTACGCGCTTGCCGCTGCCGGCACGGCCATGGGCCTTCGCAGGCTGGATTACGACAGGCTGATGACTGTAGCCATTCTGGCTGCGGTCTTTTTTGTCGGCTCTCTTATCCATGTGCCCATCGGTCCTTCCAGCGCCCACCTTATCCTGAACGGCCTTCTGGGAGTACTGCTGGGGTGGGCGGTCTTTCCCGCCATTCTGTCAGCTCTGGCCCTGCAGGCCCTGCTTTTTCAATACGGGGGGCTGGTGGTCCTTGGGGTCAACAGCTTTACCATGGCCTTTTCCGGCCTTGTGGCCTGGTATATCTTTCGCGGGCTTACGCACCTCTGGCCCGGCACACGGGGGTTGCGGGCCGCGGCTTTTTGCGGCGGAGCCGTGGGAGTGCTGGGGGCCGGCCTCTTGACGGCTCTGGCTCTCGCCTTCAGCGATGAAGGTTTTCTTACGGCCGCCAAGCTCATTTTTTTGGCCCACTTGCCCATCATGCTGATTGAAGGGCTTATCACCATGTTCACTGTGGGCTTTATAGCCAGGGTGCGCCCGGAAATGCTGCAACTCACAACGCAAAAAAGCGCAACCTGAGCATCAGTTTTTTCAAGGCGAAATTCTCTTGCAGCCTGTCAGCCCGCTGAATCGCGCCTGAAGCATGACGCGCCTGCGTGGCATACTTTTGCCCGTGCAACAGCCGGAACAGCCGTACAAAAAAGTTTTTCAGATCGGAAAGGAGTCGGCCATGCCTTATTGCAACAGCATCTCATACTCCCATGCCCCGGCAAGAGACAGCGCCCGCCCCCCCTGTTTTTTCTTGCACATGCGCGGCTACACGTCACCGATCCCCGTCTCTCTGCTTGCCTGCCTTCTGGCTGCCGCCCTGTATTTTCTTTCCTGCACTCCCGCTCAGGCCCACAGGGTCAATATTTTTGCCTGGACTGAAGGCCGACAGGTGATGGTACAATGCGGCTTCAGCGGCGGAAACAACGTAAAGAACGGCCAGATCACGGTGTATGACGCCGCCAATGGTACAATATTGCTTGAAGGGCGCACCGACACCAATGGTATGTTTCATTTTGACATACCACCACAAGGCAGAAAAAACGGCTTGCGTATACGTATCAATGCAGGTGAAGGGCATCAGAACGAATGGCAGCTTGATGCGGAAGAGCTGGACCAGGCTCCTGAACCTTCAGGCGCAAGTCCCGCGCAGACAGGAAATACCGGCAGTGTACCCGCAGCGCAACCTACGGATAGGCCCGTTACCGCGCGGGGGTCCACCGCACAGGTTGAGCCTGCAGCCGTTACCTCGGGCAACGGGGTTTCCATCGCAATAGAAGAAATACGCGCCAGTGTGGACGCCGCCCTTGAGGCGCAGGATGCCCGCTTCAACGCCCTGCTGGAGTCCCGCCTGGCCCCGCTGCGCCGCCAACTGGCGGAGATGCGGCAAGACGGCCCGGGATTACGGGAAATAGTGGGCGGCATGGGCTGGCTTGTGGGCCTGGCCGGAATTGCCCTGTATTTGCGCTCGCGGCATCGTTAACGTTCATTTGCCGCCACATGTTTGATCAACCCTTTGTCCGCCCTTCAGCCATACAGCGCCTGGATCCGCGTGTACGCATGGGCAGCGCCGCTCTGGCGGCGTTGAGCATTTCAACATTGCAAACTGCTTCGGCATGCAGCCTGGGGCTTGCATTGGGGCTGTTGCTGCTGATTTTTGCCAAACCGCCTCTGTTGCCGCTGCTGCAACGCTTGGCTGTGGTCAATGTTTTTGTGGTTTTTCTGTGGTGCGTCACGCCCATAACCATGCCGGGATGTGAAGTTCTCAGTTGGGGGCCTGTAAGCGTCAGCGCTGAAGGCCTGTATCTGGCCCTGCTGGTGAGCATCAAGTCCAATGCCATTGTGTGCACCTTTCTGGCGCTTGTTGCCACCATGCATGCCTCCACGGCCGGACGTGCCCTCGAATGCCTGCACTGTCCACGCAAGCTGGTTTTTCTTTTTCTGTTCACAGCGCGCTACGTTCACGTTATCGCACAACAGTGGCAAAACCTGAGCGTGGCTGCCCGGTTGCGGGGGTTTCGCCCAAAAAGCAATATGCATACCTACCGCACACTGGCGTCCCTGCTGGGCCTCTTGCTGGTGCGCAGTTATGAACGCTCCCTGCGAGTTCGTGAGGCCATGCTGCTTCGTGGATTTTCAGGCCAGTTTCATTCAGTGTCCATGTTCAGAGTCCGCCCACCGGACATCCTGTTTGCTGTTTTTGTGCTGCTCTGCCTTGTGGGCATTGTGGCCGTAGAATACAAGGATACGCTTTATGGTTGATACCACGGATCCGCCATGCGCCATTTTTGCCCTTGAAAACATCCACTTCAGCTATGAGCGTGACGGACAGCAGCATCCGGTGCTCCGGGGCGTTGATATGGCCCTCATGCCGGGACAGCATGTGGGATTTTACGGTCCCAACGGCAGTGGAAAAACCACGCTTTTCCGCTGCATAACCGGCCTGACGCGCCCGCAGCAGGGAGTTGTGCGCTTTCATGGCCGCGAACTGCATGCCGAAAAAGATTTTTACCACCTTCGCTGCGGCGTGGGCTTTGTGCTGCAACACGCCGAAGACCAGCTTTTCTTTCCGTCCGTGCTTGAAGATGTGGCCTTTGGCCCGCTGAACCTGGGTTTTTCGCCTGATGAAGCCCGGCAGCGCGCTGTTGAAACATTGCAGCATATCGGGCTGGACGGCTTTGAAAACCGCCTTACACACAGACTTTCCGGCGGAGAAAAAAAACTGGTTTCCCTGGCCGCCGTGCTGGCCATGCGCCCGGAGGCCCTGCTGCTGGACGAGCCGACCAACGGACTGGATAACGAGGCACGCCGGCATATTACCGATATTTTGCGCGGTCTTGATACTGCCCGTATAACCATTTCCCATGACTGGGATTTTCTGGCACAAGTCTCTTCCACCTATCTCACGCTCGACAAGGGCCACCTGAACGCCGATGCGCCGGACTTTACCCACGCGCATACCCATGCTCACCCTCTGGGCAACGAGCCGCACGCCCATGCGCATTAAAGCAATCCGCCGGGCAGACGGTATCCGCATGTTTTCCGGCCATGGCAGCAACGGGGCATACTCTGCGGCGCACCCACAACAATCATTATAATACACTAAATAAAATACTTGATATAGGATATCCAGTTATCCTGAAACGCCGGACAGCGCCTTTTGCCAAGCCGTCACATAAAGGGGACTGGATTTATATTTCTATAAGCATTATACTGAACACGTTGCTGTTTTTCCTGCAGGACACATCGAAGGCGGCCAGCCTTCACAAATCAATCCAGAACGTCATCATTCCCACCGATCCTTTGTAATAATGGACGGTTGAGATTTTTATGCTGAACAAGTCAAGCATCATACCAGAACATATACAGCTCGAATCACACGACCCTGTCTGGGAGTGGCACACGACATCCGACAGGCTTTTCATGAGCGTAGGCGCCCTTGCCCAGCTACGCATGGACGGCAAACCGCCGCGCAGCATGAAAGATTATCTGGAGCACTGCCCCCTCGAAAGCCTGGCTCCCCTTCTTGAATCTATGGAAAAAGCGCTCAACGGCTCCCACGGGCCGCACCTTGAAGTGTTTTATCCTTTTGACAGTTTTCTGGTACGGTCTCAGATACTGGTCTTGCGGCGCGACGTTTTCGGTCGCGGAACCCTGGTAACAGGCTGCAACGTGGCTATGGACAGACAAAGGCTTGCACCCACTGCTGCCGCCGCCCCCGTGCCGGCACCCCAGCCCCCGCCCCGAAGCCTGGCCGAAGCCGCCGTTCCTTCCACGGCCCGCAGCGACGCCAGCCGCCTCATGCTGGCCCTCAACGCCGCCAGCGATGGCCTGTGGGACTGGGATCCCAGCACCAATGCCATTTATTTCAGTCCCCGCTACCTCGACATGCTTGGCTACACCAGCGAAGAATTCCCCCCCCCTGTCCACATCATGGACCAGCAAGGTACACCCCGACGATTACGACAACATCGTTCCCATGCAGATTGAATTCATCAACAACCCCAAAATGGGCGACAGCTTTGAATGCACCTACCGGATGCAGCGCGGCGACGGCACCTGGGCATGGATTCTCAGCCGGGGCTATGTGACTCACCGCGACGCAAGCGGCAAGGCCATCCGCGTTGTGGGCCTGCACACAGACGTCAGCGCGAGCCAGGGCGACAGGGCACGGCTTGAAGAGCTGGTGCGTA contains the following coding sequences:
- a CDS encoding energy-coupling factor ABC transporter ATP-binding protein, with the translated sequence MVDTTDPPCAIFALENIHFSYERDGQQHPVLRGVDMALMPGQHVGFYGPNGSGKTTLFRCITGLTRPQQGVVRFHGRELHAEKDFYHLRCGVGFVLQHAEDQLFFPSVLEDVAFGPLNLGFSPDEARQRAVETLQHIGLDGFENRLTHRLSGGEKKLVSLAAVLAMRPEALLLDEPTNGLDNEARRHITDILRGLDTARITISHDWDFLAQVSSTYLTLDKGHLNADAPDFTHAHTHAHPLGNEPHAHAH
- the cbiM gene encoding cobalt transporter CbiM → MHIAEGVLSPPVLVTGYALAAAGTAMGLRRLDYDRLMTVAILAAVFFVGSLIHVPIGPSSAHLILNGLLGVLLGWAVFPAILSALALQALLFQYGGLVVLGVNSFTMAFSGLVAWYIFRGLTHLWPGTRGLRAAAFCGGAVGVLGAGLLTALALAFSDEGFLTAAKLIFLAHLPIMLIEGLITMFTVGFIARVRPEMLQLTTQKSAT
- a CDS encoding PAS domain-containing protein, whose product is MLNKSSIIPEHIQLESHDPVWEWHTTSDRLFMSVGALAQLRMDGKPPRSMKDYLEHCPLESLAPLLESMEKALNGSHGPHLEVFYPFDSFLVRSQILVLRRDVFGRGTLVTGCNVAMDRQRLAPTAAAAPVPAPQPPPRSLAEAAVPSTARSDASRLMLALNAASDGLWDWDPSTNAIYFSPRYLDMLGYTSEEFPPPVHIMDQQGTPRRLRQHRSHAD
- a CDS encoding O-acetylhomoserine aminocarboxypropyltransferase/cysteine synthase family protein, translating into MTDNKNSLRFETLQVHAGQEKPDSASGARAVPIYQTTSYVFNDCAHAEARFNLTDPGNIYSRLTNPTQDALEQRVAALEGGVAALATASGAAAVSYALQNLARAGDHIVAAKTLYGGTYNLLAHTFKDSGIETTFVDPGQTDFFEPAITPRTRAIFVESMGNPHSNIVDMKALANLAHHHSIPLVVDNTFATPWLMRPIEHGADIVVHSATKFMGGHGAALGGIIVDGGHFDWASAGKFSHLSEPDPSYHGLSFTKAVGAAAYIVRARAILLRDLGAAMAPLHAFLILQGLETLSLRVERHVQNALAVVRHLHKHPKVEAVNHPSLPQSPSHALYKRYFPHGGGSIFTIEIKGGAAEARAFIDRLRIFSLLANVADAKSLVIHPASTTHSQMTEQELASTGIRPNTVRLSIGIEHIDDILADLDQALAAL
- a CDS encoding cobalamin biosynthesis protein CbiL encodes the protein MPYCNSISYSHAPARDSARPPCFFLHMRGYTSPIPVSLLACLLAAALYFLSCTPAQAHRVNIFAWTEGRQVMVQCGFSGGNNVKNGQITVYDAANGTILLEGRTDTNGMFHFDIPPQGRKNGLRIRINAGEGHQNEWQLDAEELDQAPEPSGASPAQTGNTGSVPAAQPTDRPVTARGSTAQVEPAAVTSGNGVSIAIEEIRASVDAALEAQDARFNALLESRLAPLRRQLAEMRQDGPGLREIVGGMGWLVGLAGIALYLRSRHR
- the cbiQ gene encoding cobalt ECF transporter T component CbiQ yields the protein MFDQPFVRPSAIQRLDPRVRMGSAALAALSISTLQTASACSLGLALGLLLLIFAKPPLLPLLQRLAVVNVFVVFLWCVTPITMPGCEVLSWGPVSVSAEGLYLALLVSIKSNAIVCTFLALVATMHASTAGRALECLHCPRKLVFLFLFTARYVHVIAQQWQNLSVAARLRGFRPKSNMHTYRTLASLLGLLLVRSYERSLRVREAMLLRGFSGQFHSVSMFRVRPPDILFAVFVLLCLVGIVAVEYKDTLYG
- a CDS encoding DUF4198 domain-containing protein: MWRICCTCVALVLFWGTQAQAHFGMVIPSTPTVTDKKEATVKLDIAFAHPMELQGMPMEEPRAFTVTHNGNTEDIKGLLKPATFMGTKAWTAAFAIKKPGVYQFALEPQPYFEPAEDCYIIHYTKTVVAAFGEEEGWTEPLGLKTEIVPLTRPFANYTGNVFQGQVLLDGKPVPGAEVEIESYNKGKGHVAPNEFYVTQVVKADQNGVFAYGVPWAGWWGFAALNTADEKMDYKGEGKSVELGAVLWVNFAAPRTK